CATCAACAAGGAAGTTCATGCTGCCAACAAGTCCATACGCTTGACATTTGCGAGACGCGCGGCAAAGGCAAGTGCTGCTAAAATATCCTCGCGCTCTAAATCCTCGTAGTCTGCCAGAATCTCATCCGTGGTCATCCCTGCGCTGAGGAGTTCCAAAATGGTTTCGACCGGATAGCGTAGCCCGCGAATCGTGGGTTTGCCGTGGCAGACGTGCGGCTCAATGGTAATACGATCAAGTAATGCCGTCATAGGTACTCCTGGCGCGCCATCAGACCGGCGTTTTGGAGAGTTCCCCTGATTCCGGCTAGTGCTGAGATAATAGAGTGATGTTAGTATAGCATGGTGTAGTAGCAGGTTTCGGCTGCTCTACATCCCGCCACCATCCAACGATGCACTAACCTACTACCGCGTGCTCGTCCACTGATCGACATTCCACGTCACGGGCGCGAGCGGATCGGGCTGCACGCCCTGCATACGCGGATGAGCGATCACCGCGATCGGTCGCTGAAAGAGCGGAATCACCGGCACCTCTTGCGTCCACAACTGCTGGTGCTTGAGATAATCCTGGGCGCGAGCGCGCTCGTCCAGCGTCGAGTTTGCCCGCCGCAGCGGCCACTCCGCCGCCTCGAAGCACCACCCACTGAAATTATTGCCGGTAAAGCCGTTCTCCTGTAGCGGAACCGCGTTACAGCTCCACAGCGGCAGGCCGCCCGGATCAACGCCCGCGATCCAGGCAAAGAGCGCCAGCTGGAAGTTGCGCCGGTACAGCGGGCCGGTCCCGCTGTAAAACTGGTCGATCGGCTGGAGCTCCGTCACGATCTGCACGCCGACCGCCTTGAGATCGGCGGCAATGCGCTCGGCCATCCCAACCCGCTGCGGCGTGTCGGTGGTCAGCAGCGTGAGCGTGAGCGGCTGGCCCTGCGCCAACTCGCGGATGCCATCGCCGTCCTTGTCGGTCAGGCCCGCCTCGTCCAGCAGCGCGCTTGCCTTCCCCGGATCGTAGGGATAGCGCATAAGCTGCTCGTCGCCAGCGTAGAATACCTGCTGATCGGGCAAGATCCAGCTCGACAGCGGCTTGACCTTCGAGCCAAAGAACGCATCGATCATGCCCTGGCGATTGATCGCATACGCTAGCGCCTGCCGGACACGCGGATCGTGCAGCCGCTCGTCGGCCAGATTCAGATCGAGATGCTCATAGACCGGGCCGGGCAGAAACGTCACGCTCGCCGCGCCGCTCTGCTGATCCTGATCGAGATAGGGATACAACTCCTGCGGAATACGCTCCAGCGTCGCCACATCGACCGTGCCGCCCGCCACGGCATTGCGTAGCTCGTCGGCGGAGCCGAAAAAGCGAAAGACGAGCTGCTCCGGCAGCTTTGCGTGATCGGGCCAGTACTCGTTGCGCTCCAGCACCAGTTGATCGCCCGGCTGCCGCTCAAGAAACGTAAACGGGCCGTAGCCCAGCGGCTGCTGCGCAAACTCGTCCAGGGCATCTCTCGCCGGGCGATCCTGAAGCCGATGGCGCGGCAGCGGCGGCCACGCGGTCGCGAGATAGTTGGGATCGATACGGCCAGGCTTCAGCACCGCGCGCGTCGTATGCTCGTCGACCTGCTCGTAGCGCTCGATGATCGAGCGCGCGACCTGCGCCTCCTGCGATGCCTGGACCTCGCCGAACAGCTCATAGGAGAAGACCGAGTCGGCGGCGGTCAGCGGCGTGCCATCGGCCCAGCGGAGCTTGGGATTCCAGCGATAGGTCACGACAAGCTGCTGCGTAGTCGTCGGCTGGCTCGTCTCGGTGACAGTGAACTGTCCCGTCGTATCCAGAAAGCCGCTCGCCGTCGTCACCTCGACGCCGCCGTTTGCCAGCGTCGGCAGCGTTTCGAGGATACCGGTAGTGGTGTAGGCATAGCCCATGCCCAGGACGGGCGCGGGAAACATCGCCTCGACGATCGGCGCGGCGGCGCGACCGTCGACCGAGAAGGGCAGCAGGTTATTGGGCGATTCCAGCAGCCCGATCGTCCATGCGCTAGGAGCCTCAGGTTCAGCGGGTGCCGCAGAGGCGATAGCGCTCGTGGGGCTGGCAGCGGGTGTCGGATTCGTGCTACCCGTCGCAGGCTGTGGCGGGGCGCTCTGCAACGAACAACCGAGCAAGAAAACGAATGTCAGCGCGATGATGCTCAGGCGAACAATCAACCGACCTCTTCCTTTCCAGAGAACACATTTCGAGCAGGCATGATACCAGATATCGGCAAGGGTCGCTTGGCCGCTGACCGGCGCTTAAACGCCGACGCACTGGCAAAGCCAGTGCGCCAGCGACGATCGAGACAATCTGCGTATCCCGTACCTGCGGCTAGAACTCGCCCGCGAAGTGACACGCGACCCAGTGAGCGGGTACTTTTTCTTCAAAGGGCGGATCGACCTCTTTACAGATCTCCTTGGCAAGCCAGCAGCGCGGGTGGAAGCGGCAGCCTGAGGGAGGCTTGAGCGGGCTGGGCACGTCGCCCTGCAAAATAATACGCTCGCGCCGCACCGTGGGATCGGGGATCGGAATCGCCGACATCAGCGCCTTGGTGTACGGATGCATCGGGTTACGGAAGAGCTCCTCGCGTGTCGCCAGCTCGGCCATCTTGCCGAGATACATCACGCCGACCCGATCGCTGATATGCTCGACCACGCTCAGGTTATGCGCGATGAACAGATAGGTCAGGCCAAGCTCGCGCTGAAGCTGCTTGAGCAGGTTCAACACCTGCGACTGGATCGACACGTCGAGGGCAGATACCGGCTCGTCGCAGACGATCAGCTTGGGCTCCATGATCAGCGCGCGAGCAATGCCGATGCGCTGCCGCTGGCCGCCCGAAAACTCGTGCGGGAAGCGCCGCGTCAGCTCAGGCCGCAGCCCCACGCGCAGCATCACGTCGCGCACCCGATCGAGCTGCTCGTTGCGATTGCCGATGCCGTGAATTTTCAGCCCCTCCGCGATGCTCTCGCCGATGATGATACGCGGATCGAGCGAGGCGTACGGGTCCTGAAAGACGATCTGCATGTCGCGGCGCAGCGCCTTCATCTCGCGACCGCTGGCATTGAGCACGTCCTTGCCCTCGAACACCACGTTCCCTGCGGTGGCGGGCAGCAGCCGCAGAATGGTCCGGCCCGTCGTGCTCTTACCACAGCCGGACTCGCCCACCAGGCCGAGCGTCTCACCGCGCTTGATCGTGAAGCTCACGCCGTCGACCGCCTGCACCTGGGCGATCGTCCGGCGCAAGATGCCGCCTTTGACCGGAAAATACTTTTTGAGATCCTGAACAACCAGCAGATCGTCCTTGGCGCGCGTCG
This DNA window, taken from Herpetosiphonaceae bacterium, encodes the following:
- a CDS encoding DUF433 domain-containing protein gives rise to the protein MTALLDRITIEPHVCHGKPTIRGLRYPVETILELLSAGMTTDEILADYEDLEREDILAALAFAARLANVKRMDLLAA
- a CDS encoding peptide ABC transporter substrate-binding protein, whose protein sequence is MIVRLSIIALTFVFLLGCSLQSAPPQPATGSTNPTPAASPTSAIASAAPAEPEAPSAWTIGLLESPNNLLPFSVDGRAAAPIVEAMFPAPVLGMGYAYTTTGILETLPTLANGGVEVTTASGFLDTTGQFTVTETSQPTTTQQLVVTYRWNPKLRWADGTPLTAADSVFSYELFGEVQASQEAQVARSIIERYEQVDEHTTRAVLKPGRIDPNYLATAWPPLPRHRLQDRPARDALDEFAQQPLGYGPFTFLERQPGDQLVLERNEYWPDHAKLPEQLVFRFFGSADELRNAVAGGTVDVATLERIPQELYPYLDQDQQSGAASVTFLPGPVYEHLDLNLADERLHDPRVRQALAYAINRQGMIDAFFGSKVKPLSSWILPDQQVFYAGDEQLMRYPYDPGKASALLDEAGLTDKDGDGIRELAQGQPLTLTLLTTDTPQRVGMAERIAADLKAVGVQIVTELQPIDQFYSGTGPLYRRNFQLALFAWIAGVDPGGLPLWSCNAVPLQENGFTGNNFSGWCFEAAEWPLRRANSTLDERARAQDYLKHQQLWTQEVPVIPLFQRPIAVIAHPRMQGVQPDPLAPVTWNVDQWTSTR
- a CDS encoding dipeptide ABC transporter ATP-binding protein; this encodes MTQTYPTSNATASQPSSATRAKDDLLVVQDLKKYFPVKGGILRRTIAQVQAVDGVSFTIKRGETLGLVGESGCGKSTTGRTILRLLPATAGNVVFEGKDVLNASGREMKALRRDMQIVFQDPYASLDPRIIIGESIAEGLKIHGIGNRNEQLDRVRDVMLRVGLRPELTRRFPHEFSGGQRQRIGIARALIMEPKLIVCDEPVSALDVSIQSQVLNLLKQLQRELGLTYLFIAHNLSVVEHISDRVGVMYLGKMAELATREELFRNPMHPYTKALMSAIPIPDPTVRRERIILQGDVPSPLKPPSGCRFHPRCWLAKEICKEVDPPFEEKVPAHWVACHFAGEF